Proteins encoded by one window of Molothrus aeneus isolate 106 chromosome 16, BPBGC_Maene_1.0, whole genome shotgun sequence:
- the SLX4 gene encoding structure-specific endonuclease subunit SLX4 produces the protein MDEQDNDFKELWANILSGAKKKAGDAEATKRGQNRPKSTTTRSKLRRGKAAAKSQTHHHSPAVKEKNFLQNLGPKEQTLVHEEDGDAAACSGETAQGDGARSPLPASQLSTGTSEGSQRSLAVNPPSGCSQTTFPFLPATPPGSCSSPTPKVRVAELVVERMQQFKRVAPEQLKHSSDGSVPKAAASWDFPARSQEQEPPEDDTQHLPSVEHDSALALALQQESKQEGLASLEDAGLFFCQICQKDLTAMNSLRREQHVNRCLDEMEEAQVSSCSKPVVPECPICGKQFQTPQSRVSHLKRCAVEMEVPPNLLLQAVQLQVATLGDAALQCPSNQPSRAKRKGPSNEDLRRTQKRAKMEPKDEDLQVAMAMSRSLLEQEKQEQAKSVTNVKAVAAFPIKWKPGSEKKRRRKGTSAPPPLLLQDPEKVHKRIQERVAMMLTEEVEFPPTPQLPISRILEDESGEAAWLMPLCKAQKCFLWNISALTGPCDPESFYTAALTPPIEPWKPVQNNSENLQPSVGSHQPKVSQQPQPDLSSQEPTCTKVGGQTCDGSKPGPEGDGQLLSPSQDIQTLQDLVDLAREGLTLTQWNLDTGHVQAAEQPGEELTSSDPPLSGFVPPSKKKSLLRSSTKRASLGLLAQDFGAMVNNPHLSDVQFQVDSGDVLYAHLFVLYARCPAAAQAVHSEGLLVEEDGAAPARRALLSDVSAQAVAAFLRYLYAADTDFPAGLRPQLQALAARFGVRELMAECESSTGESPVSSGVDSEEDLISVRDDEDCEDRAENFQDLLKSVWVGEDEEEVAMLSPECQKEDDSEVGEQELEEIYEFAATQRKMAQGEREVSEGTDCSICSDTEAVQGTNQQTEQEEVKRPESASVSSSLKDLRDGNGVERSKCDLSAQEEKMQNINGCKSMSDPQTSIVPHHSEPQKWDGTSHGANEGGALGGCEDVKDSRSPQVSQDKADHCEEQIPGFQGDTGINDSYEHLFSASQGYHCEPSPVKEVTKESGKFPSEKHVGLNDSLVFSKSQKDLSPCKNGFCRSPTPQPYVSLFPALGSSPASPKSERKFAREHVSTPKQNKKERSFPSYEIESQKAKELGAASKNEITVSPAELPHSESNKHTHVPVLSSPGRTQDAAAQGIKEGDVIVLSSSDDEMELQEGKKLPESDSALKEMEVPGHLKCTDTEQGPEIAEPDHNSSVPGAEQGSAQVSCGNTDTVCVSGDVKVSPEFPLSRQTGACTEIKQSPNPSPGKKLSNEMSPGTDSSWLVPGTPVLSKSRSFSTPTLVTSINSLKGPGSKLSTKNLAAGNSNHEMAGNVIKVHETTLSDKHLPMEDLASGRSLPSSPAAESSSKNPLPVSPVAPVLLSPGHTNREGKCANISGLPTLEDKVNISVVELEDSDREVSLPSLGSSVLLCEEPPVPVDDCWHVGYLSPARGDSHDSGQVSPAKSSMASSPSPGSWQEQGESPAQVQGIQGSTPLQGSPAGRRAALPCPEKSPNEPCSSVGSRASYLDSKIWEDWNGEEKEDELPEILPLSQRLAAAAGAGGTDPVKTPEPSCQENNRSPSTPVTPMPAYSIMETPQLKKELSRFGVRALPKRQMVMKLKEIFQYTHQDEDSDFEDEISYSQPLPQKSPRQPKAGRAAGRNRAGAPRAGGKRKQLAKADDASHGAGCAIPKDRTEVTHHPEGAKEQERPSVSLAADGVELPASQESARSSLDGSDISFGSQSSFVNGFETCAFTSEEEEEEEFPASQAAAREEEKLEAVRCYIRSNTALYNRILFYEPIELADLHAELKQNGIKISKAKLLDFLDSQCITTTMARARKEQVQKRKESRKQRRRYRVKPAPTR, from the exons ATGGATGAACAGGACAATGATTTTAAAGAGTTGTGGGCAAATATTTTGAGTGGGGCAAAGAAAAaggctggggatgctgaggcAACAAAGAGGGGTCAGAACAGGCCAAAGAGCACCACAACACGAAGCAAATTGAGAAGAGGCAAAGCTGCTGCTAAGAGCCAAACCCATCATCACTCACCAGCAGTGAAGGAGAAAAACTTCCTTCAAAATCTGGGTCCAAAGGAGCAAACATTGGTGCATGAAGAAGATGGTGATGCTGCAGCCTGTAGTGGTGAGACTGCACAGGGGGATGGAGCAAGGAgccctctccctgccagccagctgagcacagggaccTCTGAGGGTAGCCAGAGGTCTCTGGCAG TAAATCCTCCAAGTGGCTGTTCCCAGACTaccttccccttccttcctgCTACTCCTCCAGGATCCTGCTCCTCGCCCACCCCCAAggtgagggtggcagagctggtggtggAGAGAATGCAGCAGTTCAAGAGGGTGGCACCCGAGCAGCTGAAGCACAGCTCAGATGGGAGCGTGCCaaaggctgcagccagctgggatttccctgccaggagccaggagcaggagcctcCTGAGGATG ATACCCAGCATCTCCCATCCGTGGAACACGACAGTGCTCTGGCTTTGGCTCTCCAGCAGGAATCCAAGCAGGAAGGCCTGGCAAGCCTGGAGGATGCAGGTTTGTTCTTCTGTCAGATCTGCCAGAAGGATCTCACAGCCATGAACAGCCTGCGGCGAGAGCAGCACGTCAACAG GTGTCTGGATGAGATGGAAGAAGCACAGGTGTCATCCTGCAGCAAACCAGTGGTCCCTGAGTGTCCCATCTGTGGGAAGCAGTTCCAAACCCCCCAGAGCAGAGTCAGCCACCTGAAACGCTGTGCTGTGGAGATGGAAGTGCCTCCtaacctgctgctgcaggcagtgcagctgcaggtggCCACACTTGGTGATGCAGCTCTTCAGTGTCCCAG CAATCAGCCCAGCAGGGCAAAGAGGAAAGGCCCCTCCAACGAGGACTTGAGGAGAACACAGAAGAGGGCCAAAATGGAGCCCAAGGATGAAGATTTGCAGGTTGCCATGGCAATGTCACGCTCTCTCTTGGAGCAAGAAAAGCAGGAACAAGCAAAATCAGTCACAAATGTGAAAGCAGTGGCTGCTTTCCCAATCAAATGGAAACCAGGGTCAG agaaaaaaaggcgTAGGAAAGGCACCAGTGCccctccacctctgctgctccaggatcCAGAGAAGGTCCACAAGAGGATCCAGGAGAGAGTAGCCATGATGCTGACAGAAGAGGTGGAATTCCCTCCCACCCCTCAGCTGCCCATCAGTAGGATTCTGGAGGATGAATCTGGAGAAGCAGCCTGGCTCATGCCATTGTGCAAAGCccagaaatgctttttatgGAACATCAGTGCTCTGACAGGACCCTGTGACCCTGAATCATTCTACACTGCAGCCTTAACCCCTCCAATTGAACCCTGGAAGCCTGTGCAG AATAATTCAGAGAACCTTCAGCCATCAGTGGGATCTCATCAGCCAAAAGTATCCCAGCAAcctcagcctgacctcagttCTCAGGAACCCACTTGCACAAAGGTTGGAGGCCAAACTTGTGATGGATCCAAGCCAGGCCCTGAAGGTGATGGGCAGCTTTTATCCCCAAGCCAGGACATTCAGACCCTGCAGGACCTGGTGGACTTGGCCAGGGAAGGACTCACCCTTACCCAGTGGAACCTTGACACTGGCCACgttcaggcagcagagcagccag GAGAAGAACTGACTTCCAGTGATCCTCCACTTAGTGGCTTTGTGCCCCCATCCAAGAAGAAGAGCCTCCTCAGGAGCAGCACTAAAAGA GCCTCTCTCGGGCTGCTGGCTCAAGATTTTGGTGCCATGGTCAACAACCCCCACCTGAGTGATGTGCAGTTCCAGGTGGACAGCGGGGACGTTCTCTACGCTCACCTGTTCGTGCTGTACGCGCGGTGTCCGGCGGCGGCTCaggct GTGCACAGCGAGGGGCTGCTGGTGGAGGAGGACGGGGCGGCGCCGGCGCGCCGGGCGCTGCTCAGCGATGTGTCCGCCCAGGCCGTGGCTGCCTTCCTGCGCTACCTCTACGCTGCTGACACCGACTTCCCTGCTGGGCTGCGGCCCCAGCTGCAGGCCCTGGCTGCCAG GTTTGGTGTGAGGGAACTGATGGCAGAGTGTGAAAGCAGCACTGGAGAGAGCCCGGTGTCCTCCGGAGTGGATTCAGAAGAAGATCTTATCTCTGTGAGGGATGATGAAGATTGTGAGGACAGAGCTGAGAACTTCCAAGACCTCTTGAAGTCAGTGTGGGTGGgtgaagatgaggaagaagTAGCTATGCTGAGCCCTGAGTGCCAGAAGGAGGATGACAGTGAGGTGGGAGAACAAGAGCTGGAGGAAATCTATGAGTTTGCTGCAACTCAGAGAAAGATGGCTCAGGGTGAAAGAGAGGTGAGCGAGGGAACAGACTGCAGCATCTGCAGTGACACTGAGGCAGTCCAAGGTACAAACCAGCAAACTGAGCAGGAAGAGGTAAAGAGACCTGAATCTGCCTCAGTAAGCAGCAGCCTCAAAGATCTGAGGGATGGCAACGGTGTGGAAAGATCTAAATGTGACTTGTCTGCACAAGAAGAGAAGATGCAGAATATAAATGGGTGCAAGAGCATGAGTGATCCACAGACCTCTATTGTGCCTCACCACAGTGAACCTCAGAAATGGGATGGAACTTCCCATGGTGCTAATGAAGGAGGGGCTCTTGGGGGATGTGAGGATGTGAAGGATTCCAGGTCACCTCAGGTCTCACAGGACAAGGCAGATCACTGTGAAGAGCAGATTCCTGGTTTCCAGGGTGATACTGGTATAAATGACAGCTATGAACATTTGTTTTCTGCCTCTCAGGGGTATCACTGTGAACCTTCCCCGGTGAAAGAAGTTACCAAAGAATCAGGAAAGTTCCCTAGTGAAAAACATGTTGGTCTTAATGATTCACTTGTGTTCAGCAAGTCACAAAAAGACCTCTCTCCATGTAAGAATGGATTTTGTAGGAGTCCAACTCCCCAGCCTTATGTGTccctttttcctgctcttggcTCTTCACCTGCATCTCCAAAATCAGAGAGAAAGTTTGCCAGGGAACATGTGTCaacaccaaagcaaaacaaaaaggaaagatcATTCCCATCTTATGAAATAGAGTCCCAGAAAGCCAAGGAGCTGGGTGCTGCATCAAAAAATGAGATCACAGTTTCTCCAGCAGAGCTTCCTCACAGTGAATCCAACAAGCACACACATGTCCCAGTGTTGTCATCACCAGGCAGGACtcaggatgctgcagctcaggggatCAAGGAGGGTGATGTTATTGTTTTATCTTCTTCTGATGATGAAATGGAGTTACAAGAAGGCAAGAAGTTGCCAGAGTCTGACTCTGCTCTGAAGGAAATGGAAGTCCCTGGGCACCTGAAGTGTACAGACACGGAACAAGGTCCTGAGATAGCAGAACCTGACCATAACTCATCagtccctggagcagagcagggatcagCCCAGGTCTCATGTGGCAATACAGACACAGTGTGTGTAAGTGGTGATGTAAAGGTGTCCCCTGAATTTCCTCTCAGCAGACAAACAGGTGCTTGTACAGAGATCAAACAGAGTCCAAACCCAAGCCCTGGGAAGAAGCTCAGTAATGAAATGTCTCCAGGCACAGACAGCTCCTGGCTTGTGCCAGGAACACCAGTTCTGAGCAAAAGCAGAAGCTTCTCAACACCGACTCTGGTCACAAGTATTAATTCTTTAAAGGGTCCAGGATCTAAACTCAGCACAAAGAACTTAGCAGCAGGTAATAGTAACCATGAAATGGCTGGAAATGTAATAAAAGTTCATGAAACAACACTGTCAGACAAACATTTGCCTATGGAGGACTTGGCCAGTGGAAGGAGCCTACCCAGTAGCCCAGCAGCAGAATCCTCTTCCAAGAACCCCCTTCCAGTTTCTCCAGTAGCTCCAGTTCTCCTCTCCCCTGGCCACACCAACAGGGAAGGCAAATGTGCCAATATCTCAGGTTTACCCACACTGGAAGATAAAGTCAACATCAGTGTGGTTGAGCTGGAGGACAGTGACAGGGAAGTAAGtctgccttccctgggcagcagtgtCCTGCTGTGTGAGGAGCCCCCAGTCCCTGTTGATGACTGCTGGCACGTTGGGTATCTGTCCCCAGCCAGAGGTGACAGCCATGACTCTGGCCAGGTCAGCCCTGCAAagagcagcatggccagcagccccagccctggctcctggcaggagcagggggagagcccagcccaggtgcagggAATTCAGGGCAGCACCCCTCTCCAAGGAAGTCCtgctggcaggagagcagccttACCCTGCCCTGAGAAGAGCCCTAATGAGCCATGCTCATCagtgggcagcagagccagttACCTGGACTCCAAAATCTGGGAGGACTGgaatggagaagagaaggaagatgaACTTCCAGAGATTCTTCCTCTGTCTCAGAGGTTGGCAGCTGCAGCCGGGGCCGGTGGGACAGATCCTGTCAAGACTCCTG AACCTTCCTGTCAGGAGAACAACAGGTCCCCCAGCACTCCAGTGACACCCATGCCAGCTTATTCCATCATGGAGACCCCACAGCTGAAGAAGGAGCTGAGCAG ATTCGGTGTCCGTGCTCTCCCAAAGCGCCAGATGGTGATGAAGCTGAAGGAGATATTCCAGTACACTCATCAGGATGAGGACTCTGACTTTGAGGATGAAATCTCCtattcccagcccctgccccagaaGTCCCCAAGGCAGCCCAAGGCAGGCCGGGCTGCGGGCAGGAACCGCGCCGGTGCCCCGAGGGCTGGGGGCAAGAGAAAGCAGCTTGCCAAGGCTGATGATGCATCCcatggagcaggctgtgccatACCCAAGGACAGAACTGAAGTGACACATCACCCAGAAGGAGCCAAAGAGCAGGAAAGGCCATCTGTGTCCCTGGCAGCTGATGGTGTGGAGCTCCCGGCATCCCAGGAGTCGGCACGTTCTTCGCTGGATGGAAGCGACATCTCCTTTGGTTCACAGAG TTCCTTTGTGAATGGCTTTGAAACCTGTGCTTTTAcatctgaggaggaggaggaagaggagtttCCAGCATCTCAAGCAGCAGCTCGGGAAGAGGAGAAGCTGGAGGCAGTCAGGTGCTACATCCGCTCAAACACGGCCCTGTACAACAGGATTCTGTTCTACGAGCCCATCGAGCTGGCTGATCTGCACGCAGAGCTCAAACAGAATGGCATTAAAATCTCCAAGGCAAAGCTGCTGGACTTCCTGGATTCTCAGTGCATCACAACCACCATGGCCAGAGCCCGGAAAGAGCAGGtgcagaaaaggaaggagagcaggaaaCAGAGGAGGAGATACCGAGTGAAGCCCGCCCCTACTCGCTGA